The Pedobacter roseus genome contains a region encoding:
- a CDS encoding RagB/SusD family nutrient uptake outer membrane protein yields MKTKYYIHILFFLIIGVLAGCKKDFLDRIPETTITPNQFFKTTADLETYTNGFYGMFGPATNDLFSDNISVNLGGSELDNMIRGKINSANVGGWKWDNLRSINYLLNNLQQVQGDPATIKHFVGIARFYRGIFYFNMIARYGDVPYYSTVLNPDDQAQLYKAKDPRTLVADSVKADLEYAAANVMATGTTTRITKWAALTVLSRFCLFEGTFRKYHDELGLQATANTFLQRAESASKEVMTGGFSIYNTGKKGEDYQKLFTSQDLSGNKEMIFYDDYDKALNRANSTHYVFDWQWALSKSLIDTYLMTDGTAFTSTADWDKKTYAEIFNNRDPRMAVTIMPPGFSTTLGGIPNKTRPTFGGYPQIKFYAIDPTTKVYTEFTDLPILRYAEVLLNYAEARAELGLLNQSDVDNTINVLRNRAGVAPLNMAAANTTPDAVLAAMYPQVNSANKGVLLEIRRERNVELACEGFRFTDLLRWKAGKLLEKPTQGMYLTKLGAYDVTGDGVEDIAVLQAPNQETPLDGLPADVKAKLVKYYLSDNSFYLSNGTSGFIMFPENLSSPRSFVDPKYYYFPIPMQQILLNPQLKQPTGWQ; encoded by the coding sequence ATGAAAACAAAATACTACATCCATATTCTATTTTTCTTAATCATTGGAGTATTGGCAGGTTGTAAGAAAGATTTTCTTGACAGGATTCCGGAAACCACCATTACACCGAATCAGTTTTTTAAAACCACAGCAGATCTGGAAACCTATACCAATGGATTCTACGGCATGTTTGGTCCAGCTACCAATGATCTTTTTTCTGATAACATCTCTGTTAACTTAGGCGGTAGCGAGCTGGACAACATGATCAGGGGGAAAATCAATTCGGCAAATGTTGGCGGATGGAAATGGGATAACCTTCGCAGTATTAATTACCTGCTCAATAATCTTCAGCAGGTTCAGGGTGATCCGGCCACCATTAAACACTTTGTAGGCATAGCCCGTTTTTACAGGGGCATATTCTATTTCAACATGATTGCACGTTATGGTGATGTTCCTTATTATTCTACGGTGTTGAATCCTGATGATCAGGCCCAATTATATAAAGCTAAAGATCCGCGCACTTTAGTTGCCGATTCGGTAAAAGCCGATCTTGAATATGCTGCAGCCAATGTAATGGCAACGGGTACGACCACACGCATTACCAAATGGGCGGCCTTAACGGTACTCAGCAGATTTTGCCTCTTCGAAGGTACTTTCAGGAAATACCATGATGAACTTGGTTTGCAGGCCACTGCCAATACTTTTTTACAAAGGGCAGAATCGGCTAGTAAAGAGGTAATGACCGGCGGATTTAGCATTTACAATACCGGAAAGAAAGGCGAAGATTATCAAAAACTTTTTACCAGCCAGGATTTGAGCGGCAACAAAGAAATGATATTTTATGATGATTACGACAAGGCATTAAACCGCGCTAACAGTACCCATTATGTTTTCGATTGGCAATGGGCTTTAAGCAAAAGTTTGATCGATACTTACCTGATGACGGATGGCACCGCTTTTACTTCAACTGCAGATTGGGATAAAAAAACTTATGCAGAAATTTTTAATAACCGCGATCCACGAATGGCGGTAACCATTATGCCTCCGGGCTTTTCTACCACACTCGGCGGAATACCCAATAAAACGAGACCAACTTTTGGGGGGTATCCACAGATCAAATTTTATGCAATAGACCCCACCACCAAAGTGTATACTGAGTTTACCGATCTGCCGATTTTACGTTATGCAGAGGTTTTGTTAAACTATGCGGAGGCAAGGGCCGAGTTGGGTTTACTTAACCAAAGCGATGTAGATAATACCATTAATGTTTTGCGTAACCGTGCAGGCGTAGCACCATTAAACATGGCCGCTGCCAATACTACACCCGATGCGGTTTTAGCAGCCATGTATCCTCAGGTTAACAGCGCCAATAAAGGTGTGTTGTTGGAAATCCGCAGAGAACGTAATGTAGAACTGGCCTGCGAAGGTTTCAGGTTTACCGATTTATTGCGCTGGAAAGCAGGTAAACTGCTTGAAAAACCTACACAAGGCATGTATTTAACTAAATTAGGCGCTTATGATGTTACTGGTGATGGGGTAGAAGATATCGCTGTTTTACAGGCACCAAATCAGGAAACACCACTTGATGGTCTGCCTGCTGATGTGAAAGCCAAACTGGTAAAATATTACCTGAGTGATAATAGTTTTTACTTAAGCAACGGAACTTCCGGATTTATTATGTTTCCGGAAAACCTAAGTTCACCAAGATCGTTTGTCGATCCGAAATATTATTATTTCCCGATACCCATGCAACAGATTTTACTAAATCCACAGCTTAAACAACCAACGGGTTGGCAGTAA
- a CDS encoding MATE family efflux transporter, with the protein MSQSAKAKGKLSSFFDILVQSLKGHEVDLTSISIKRAIILLAIPMMLEMAMESVFALVDLYFVGHLENSSHAIQTVGLTESVLTIIYSLAIGLSMAATAVVARRIGEKNPEAASKAGMQTIVIAVAVNILISIAGLIYARDILLLMGASTETADHGTTFVRIMMGGSIIIVLLFLINGIFRGAGNAAIAMRSLWIANIANIILCPIFINGFGPVPAFGLTGAAIATTIGRGLGVSYQVYNLFSGKNALKIRISHFIPDFMQIKAIVKIAAPAIFQFVIASCSWVFLAELVATTGGDAGSAGYQTALRLMMFFMLPAWGLSNAAATLVGQNLGAGHVDRAEKSVFQTLKYILIFMAVVSVLFLTCGHLFAAFFTSDEKVITIASKALKILSIGFVIYGAAMVFSSAFNGAGDTWTPTKINVFAFWLFQIPLAYFLAKYLEMGPTGVFIAIPTAEAGIAIAAFILFKKGKWKKIKV; encoded by the coding sequence ATGTCACAGTCTGCAAAGGCAAAGGGCAAACTATCGTCATTTTTCGATATCCTTGTCCAGTCTTTAAAAGGTCACGAAGTTGACCTCACTTCAATTAGTATTAAACGCGCCATCATTTTATTGGCCATTCCCATGATGTTGGAAATGGCCATGGAATCGGTTTTTGCCTTAGTCGATCTTTATTTTGTAGGCCACCTGGAAAACAGCAGCCATGCCATACAAACCGTTGGTTTAACCGAATCGGTTTTAACCATTATTTATTCTTTGGCCATTGGCTTAAGCATGGCCGCAACAGCCGTTGTTGCCAGGAGAATTGGCGAGAAAAACCCGGAGGCGGCATCAAAAGCAGGTATGCAAACCATTGTAATTGCAGTTGCGGTTAACATTCTGATCAGCATTGCAGGATTAATCTATGCAAGAGATATCCTGTTATTAATGGGTGCTTCAACAGAAACTGCAGATCATGGAACCACCTTCGTACGCATTATGATGGGCGGAAGTATCATTATTGTACTATTATTTCTGATCAATGGTATTTTTAGAGGTGCAGGTAATGCTGCAATCGCAATGCGCAGTTTATGGATCGCCAATATTGCCAACATCATCCTCTGCCCCATTTTTATTAACGGTTTTGGACCAGTACCGGCATTTGGTTTAACAGGCGCTGCAATTGCCACAACCATTGGTCGTGGCTTGGGCGTAAGCTACCAGGTTTACAATCTATTTAGCGGTAAAAATGCGCTTAAGATACGTATCAGTCATTTTATTCCAGATTTTATGCAGATTAAAGCGATTGTTAAGATTGCTGCTCCTGCTATTTTTCAGTTTGTAATTGCAAGTTGCAGCTGGGTATTTTTGGCTGAATTGGTGGCAACCACTGGTGGAGATGCGGGATCGGCAGGTTACCAAACAGCATTGCGCCTGATGATGTTTTTTATGTTGCCAGCATGGGGGCTGAGTAATGCAGCGGCTACTTTAGTTGGTCAAAATCTAGGTGCCGGACATGTAGACCGGGCTGAAAAATCGGTTTTCCAAACACTAAAATATATTTTGATTTTCATGGCCGTGGTAAGTGTGTTATTTCTCACCTGTGGGCACCTGTTCGCAGCATTTTTCACTTCTGATGAAAAAGTAATAACGATAGCAAGCAAAGCTTTAAAAATTTTAAGCATCGGTTTTGTGATTTATGGTGCAGCGATGGTATTTAGCAGTGCCTTTAACGGTGCTGGTGATACATGGACACCAACAAAAATAAACGTTTTTGCATTTTGGTTGTTCCAGATTCCATTGGCTTACTTTTTAGCAAAATATTTAGAAATGGGTCCCACCGGTGTTTTTATTGCCATTCCTACGGCCGAAGCAGGTATTGCAATAGCGGCATTTATCCTTTTTAAAAAAGGGAAATGGAAGAAAATTAAGGTTTAA
- a CDS encoding FecR family protein — protein MEQKLAKELLDRYLEGRCSPKEANLVESWYLRETENPQTLQSEPDYEGLGKSMWKDIQRENNQTRKVTPYYKWAAIAAFAIIGLGLYHFANTPTAAPVQSAAIFYKHDIAPGKNKAFLTLADGSRIALDDANNGKIADQAGVTISKTADGQLLYQVSDSAKPTQAGFNTVETPKGGQYQVNLPDGTKVWLNAGSSLRYPAQFALNKRRVELKGEAYFEVAKRTIKGSGPAKRLPFIVKTNSQEVEVLGTHFNINSYQEEGDTRTTLLEGSVAVHSLSTAPNGLSIANQILKPGEQSTLRGESIKVATVDTEQVMAWKEGFFMFDDENLQSIMHKVARWYDVDVDFKDNSLKTKSFSGTVSRFSNVSQLLKKIELTGSVHFKIEERRIVVMR, from the coding sequence ATGGAGCAAAAACTGGCCAAAGAACTGCTTGATAGATACCTGGAAGGCAGGTGCAGTCCTAAAGAGGCCAACCTGGTAGAATCCTGGTATTTGAGGGAAACGGAAAATCCTCAAACACTTCAATCCGAGCCAGATTACGAAGGGCTTGGAAAATCGATGTGGAAGGATATACAGCGTGAAAACAACCAGACCAGAAAAGTTACCCCATATTACAAATGGGCCGCTATAGCTGCATTCGCTATCATTGGACTCGGTTTGTACCATTTTGCAAATACACCAACTGCCGCACCGGTTCAATCGGCTGCAATTTTTTATAAACATGATATCGCCCCCGGAAAAAACAAGGCATTTTTAACCCTTGCCGACGGAAGCCGGATAGCCCTGGATGATGCAAATAATGGAAAAATAGCGGATCAGGCAGGAGTTACCATATCAAAAACTGCAGATGGCCAATTATTGTATCAGGTTTCTGATTCAGCTAAGCCCACTCAGGCTGGCTTTAATACGGTTGAAACGCCTAAGGGAGGTCAATACCAGGTTAATCTGCCTGATGGAACAAAAGTATGGCTAAATGCAGGGTCTTCTCTGCGTTATCCTGCTCAATTTGCACTTAATAAACGAAGGGTTGAGCTCAAGGGCGAAGCCTATTTTGAAGTGGCCAAAAGAACGATAAAAGGAAGCGGACCTGCAAAACGTTTACCATTTATCGTAAAAACCAATTCGCAGGAAGTAGAAGTATTGGGTACACATTTTAACATCAACAGTTATCAGGAGGAAGGTGATACCAGAACCACCTTACTCGAAGGCTCGGTAGCGGTCCATTCGCTTTCCACTGCTCCAAATGGATTATCAATTGCAAATCAAATCCTTAAACCAGGAGAACAGTCTACGTTAAGAGGCGAATCTATTAAGGTAGCTACCGTGGATACTGAACAGGTAATGGCCTGGAAAGAAGGATTTTTTATGTTCGATGATGAAAACCTGCAAAGCATTATGCATAAAGTGGCCAGGTGGTACGATGTGGATGTGGATTTTAAGGATAATAGCTTGAAAACAAAAAGCTTTAGCGGTACGGTTTCGAGGTTTTCTAATGTATCACAGCTGCTTAAAAAGATAGAATTAACGGGTTCGGTTCACTTTAAGATCGAAGAAAGGAGGATTGTAGTAATGAGATAA
- a CDS encoding metallophosphoesterase family protein, with translation MKRRNLLKSIPLATAALVLGDLKNVALAAPLEKNLNKKPILTIAHITDVHIRNGDDAPARFEKSLKEIKKQKVDFFLNGGDSIHAADYKDIKRDSVIEQWGIWDNCIKQISEYEVHSCIGNHDIWWAAPSTDDEMYGKDYVVRRLKIPNRYYSFSKKGWHFIILDGNNKNTALDSEQYKWLENELENLPANTPVLLMSHYPILTVTGTWEGGQHGDHKELKALFYKHKDKVKVCLSGHQHLLDRAWYNGVEYYCNGAMSGFWWGKGDKRSAKPYYYQETAPGYAILKLYSDGTLENNYIETEQPEV, from the coding sequence ATGAAAAGAAGAAATTTATTAAAATCGATTCCTTTAGCTACAGCTGCGCTTGTACTTGGTGATCTGAAAAATGTAGCCCTGGCTGCTCCACTTGAGAAAAACCTCAATAAGAAACCTATCTTAACCATTGCACACATCACCGATGTACACATCAGGAATGGAGATGATGCGCCTGCTAGATTTGAAAAATCCCTGAAAGAAATCAAAAAACAGAAAGTGGATTTTTTTCTTAATGGAGGCGATAGCATTCATGCTGCGGATTATAAGGACATTAAACGGGATAGTGTAATAGAACAATGGGGAATCTGGGATAACTGCATCAAACAGATTTCAGAATACGAAGTACACAGCTGTATTGGTAATCACGACATCTGGTGGGCTGCACCATCTACAGATGATGAAATGTACGGTAAGGACTACGTGGTTAGGAGATTAAAAATTCCTAACCGCTATTACAGTTTCTCTAAAAAAGGTTGGCATTTTATTATTTTGGATGGCAATAATAAAAATACTGCTCTGGATAGCGAACAGTATAAATGGCTGGAAAATGAACTGGAAAATTTACCAGCCAATACCCCGGTTTTGCTCATGTCTCATTACCCCATATTAACCGTTACCGGTACCTGGGAAGGTGGTCAGCACGGCGACCATAAGGAATTAAAGGCATTGTTTTACAAACACAAAGATAAAGTGAAGGTTTGTCTTAGCGGTCACCAGCATTTATTGGATAGGGCCTGGTACAATGGTGTCGAATATTATTGTAATGGCGCCATGAGTGGTTTTTGGTGGGGCAAAGGAGATAAAAGATCTGCAAAACCTTATTATTATCAGGAAACTGCACCAGGTTACGCTATTTTAAAGCTCTATAGCGACGGTACTTTAGAAAACAATTACATTGAAACTGAGCAACCCGAAGTATAG
- a CDS encoding TonB-dependent receptor: MKLIIVLMVTCLLQVNASTSNAQSLSLVQKNITIKQVFKAIRKQTGYNVLWEADKLQTNKTIDAKFENASLNEVLGKCLEGKALTYAIDEKTIIIKAKPLSLLDRLINILQAIEINGKVLDEKGGTLPNASILIKGTKTYHKTDENGNFKFSVPDEGAILVVSYLGYKTQEVAVSKSGAVNITLQPDLAALEDVVVVGYGTQKRANLTGAVDAITAKQLENRPIANLGQGLQGLIPNLNISIANGRPNTAPDFNVRGFASINGSGAPLILVDNVPFSASDLLTLNPADIESVSVLKDAAASAIYGARAPFGVVLVITKSAKSNKLNVGVNSYMAFRTVGKLPEVVTDPYEVLKVKNEAAFPLYNPAYSAALVEAARLRSLDPSRPDVIADPTDPNKWFYIGSTDWLKEAYEQSAPTYNVGVNVSKKADQLSYYLSANYYRQKGMIRGADENNNIYNLRGKVDLNITKWLTLSNNTMITSKTYEAPTFIDGNYFWNINRTNVTDIPRNPDGSWTSAGAALLGAVQEGGRRTMSANTVQTTFSFDASLIKNIWSLKGDATFRRVDSLGKSYEIPVPYKTGPNLAPPLPTTTSATNQNGNVKYNVINLYTQAQKQLGNHYISGLVGYNQEQFRNARFLASRKQLISSNLPSINLATGDQTVTENVAEWAVQGLFYRLNYNFKERYLLELNGRYDGSSRFAPGKRWVFVPSASAGWMISQEQFFAPVKEALSMDMFKIRGSYGVLGNQAAANEYDYLAKMTSGKTSQILGGSQPIYVNPPAAISNNFTWEKVSTINLGADLSFFKNRLELNFDRYTRFTKDMLVPGKPLPGVFGANSPTANAADLKTKGWELKLGWRDQLMLGGSLLTYNVVLAVSDSRSYITRFDNPNKLISDYYEGMEIGEIWGLESEGFFQNADELKNHANQTAVGTDDQRYQYFVGDMKFKDRNGDGKVDFGNKTVDNPGDYYKLGNSRSRLPYSVDLSGAWKGFDLRVFIQGVGKRDWYAAGSNIYFWGIYAQPWTNVTVQNLDHWSPENPNAYFPRIKAYAAEDTGEELGIPNTRFLQDASYLRVKNITLGYTLPKGLLKKLKLENVHFYVSGENLFEHSNLKVKLDPEGLNGNIYPFQRTYSFGLNFNF, from the coding sequence ATGAAACTCATAATAGTTTTGATGGTAACCTGCCTGCTACAGGTAAACGCCTCAACAAGCAACGCCCAGAGTTTATCTTTGGTCCAAAAAAACATCACCATTAAACAGGTCTTCAAGGCCATCCGGAAACAGACCGGCTATAACGTGTTATGGGAGGCCGATAAACTCCAAACCAACAAAACAATTGACGCAAAATTTGAAAATGCTTCTTTAAATGAAGTATTGGGCAAATGTCTGGAGGGTAAAGCGCTTACTTATGCCATTGACGAGAAAACAATCATTATCAAAGCCAAACCTTTGTCTCTGTTAGATCGGCTGATCAACATTTTACAGGCAATAGAAATTAACGGAAAAGTGCTCGACGAAAAAGGGGGCACCTTACCCAATGCATCCATTCTGATTAAAGGCACCAAAACCTATCACAAAACTGACGAAAACGGAAACTTCAAATTCAGCGTGCCCGATGAAGGCGCAATACTGGTCGTTTCTTATTTAGGTTATAAAACTCAGGAAGTAGCGGTTTCAAAAAGCGGGGCGGTAAACATTACCCTTCAGCCTGATCTTGCCGCCCTGGAGGATGTGGTAGTAGTTGGATACGGAACCCAAAAAAGAGCAAATCTTACCGGAGCAGTAGATGCGATCACTGCAAAACAGCTCGAAAACAGGCCAATTGCCAATTTAGGGCAAGGTTTACAGGGATTAATCCCAAATCTGAATATTTCCATCGCCAATGGCAGACCGAATACCGCACCTGATTTTAACGTTAGGGGTTTTGCTTCCATCAATGGCAGTGGTGCACCACTTATTTTAGTCGATAATGTTCCTTTTAGTGCATCGGATCTGTTAACACTAAATCCTGCCGATATAGAAAGTGTTTCAGTTTTAAAAGATGCAGCCGCTTCCGCTATTTATGGTGCCAGGGCACCTTTTGGGGTGGTATTGGTGATTACCAAATCAGCCAAAAGCAATAAGCTCAATGTTGGTGTAAACAGTTATATGGCTTTCCGTACGGTAGGTAAATTGCCTGAAGTGGTAACCGATCCTTACGAAGTACTTAAGGTTAAAAATGAAGCTGCCTTTCCGCTGTATAATCCAGCTTACAGTGCTGCACTTGTTGAAGCTGCCCGGTTGCGCTCACTCGATCCATCGAGGCCAGATGTAATTGCCGACCCCACCGATCCGAACAAATGGTTTTACATCGGATCAACCGATTGGTTAAAAGAAGCCTACGAGCAATCTGCACCAACCTATAATGTAGGCGTAAACGTTTCGAAAAAGGCAGATCAATTGAGCTATTACTTGTCTGCAAATTATTACAGACAAAAGGGAATGATCCGGGGTGCTGATGAAAACAACAACATCTACAATTTAAGGGGAAAAGTAGACCTGAACATTACCAAATGGCTTACACTTTCAAATAACACCATGATCACCTCAAAAACTTATGAGGCCCCGACTTTTATAGATGGTAATTATTTCTGGAACATCAACCGTACCAATGTAACCGATATTCCGCGTAACCCTGATGGTTCCTGGACATCTGCCGGTGCAGCACTTTTAGGTGCTGTTCAGGAAGGTGGAAGAAGAACGATGAGTGCCAATACCGTTCAGACCACGTTTTCTTTTGATGCTTCCTTAATCAAAAATATCTGGAGTTTAAAGGGAGATGCAACTTTTAGAAGGGTAGACAGTTTGGGTAAATCGTATGAGATCCCGGTTCCTTATAAAACAGGTCCCAATTTAGCCCCTCCATTGCCTACCACAACTTCTGCAACCAACCAGAATGGCAATGTAAAGTATAATGTCATCAACCTTTACACCCAGGCGCAAAAACAACTGGGAAACCATTATATATCAGGTTTGGTGGGCTACAACCAGGAGCAGTTCAGAAATGCAAGGTTTTTGGCCTCACGCAAGCAATTGATTTCCAGTAATCTTCCTTCTATTAATCTCGCCACAGGCGATCAGACCGTTACCGAAAATGTTGCGGAGTGGGCCGTTCAGGGGCTTTTTTACCGTTTAAATTACAATTTTAAAGAGCGTTATCTTTTAGAGCTAAATGGCCGTTATGATGGATCTTCGCGTTTTGCACCGGGCAAACGCTGGGTATTTGTGCCTTCTGCTTCAGCAGGATGGATGATTTCGCAAGAGCAGTTTTTTGCCCCTGTAAAAGAAGCGTTATCTATGGATATGTTTAAGATCAGAGGTTCTTACGGGGTACTGGGTAACCAGGCAGCTGCCAATGAATATGATTACCTGGCAAAAATGACCAGTGGAAAAACGAGCCAGATCCTGGGAGGTAGTCAACCCATTTATGTTAATCCACCGGCAGCAATATCAAATAATTTCACCTGGGAAAAGGTATCAACCATCAATCTGGGTGCCGATTTAAGTTTCTTTAAAAACAGGTTAGAACTAAATTTCGACCGTTACACTCGCTTTACCAAGGATATGCTGGTACCAGGAAAACCATTACCTGGCGTTTTTGGCGCAAATTCGCCAACGGCAAACGCGGCCGATCTTAAAACGAAAGGCTGGGAACTGAAACTTGGCTGGAGAGACCAGCTGATGTTGGGTGGCTCACTACTAACTTATAATGTAGTGCTGGCGGTAAGCGATAGCAGATCGTACATCACACGTTTTGATAACCCAAATAAGCTGATAAGCGATTATTACGAAGGAATGGAAATTGGCGAAATCTGGGGTTTAGAATCAGAAGGGTTTTTCCAGAATGCCGACGAACTGAAAAATCATGCCAATCAAACCGCAGTAGGAACAGACGATCAGCGTTACCAGTATTTTGTAGGTGATATGAAGTTTAAAGACCGTAATGGTGATGGTAAGGTAGATTTTGGAAATAAAACGGTTGATAATCCTGGCGATTATTATAAACTGGGCAATAGCCGGAGCCGTTTGCCCTACAGCGTCGATCTTTCTGGCGCATGGAAAGGCTTCGATTTAAGGGTATTTATACAGGGAGTAGGCAAAAGAGACTGGTATGCCGCAGGAAGCAACATTTATTTCTGGGGAATTTATGCGCAGCCATGGACTAATGTTACCGTGCAAAACCTCGATCACTGGAGTCCCGAAAATCCAAATGCTTATTTCCCGAGGATAAAAGCCTACGCTGCCGAAGATACAGGAGAAGAATTGGGGATACCTAATACCCGCTTTTTACAGGACGCATCATACCTGAGGGTAAAAAACATCACCCTGGGTTATACTTTACCTAAAGGTTTACTGAAAAAATTAAAACTGGAGAATGTACATTTTTATGTGAGCGGCGAAAACCTGTTCGAGCATTCTAACCTTAAAGTAAAGCTCGATCCCGAGGGACTTAACGGCAATATTTATCCTTTTCAACGTACCTATTCATTCGGTTTAAACTTTAATTTTTAA